The genomic region TAGTATCCTTTCtatcagctcaaaccagtctagCCATTTTCCATCTggaagtttttttgtttttcgcaatattttgtgtaaactctagagactgttgtgtgtgaaggtCCCCGGagaatcagcagtttctgaaatccCACATGCCATGagttacactgaacaaaattttTTGACGTTTGATCTGAACATTAACTCATGCTGTTGTTCGTGATATTCAATACATCGAGCTCCAGCAACACGATTGGCTGATGGGATAAATAAGCAGGTGTACAGGAGTTCATAATAAAATGGTTGTATATTCTGGTTTATGACACTGTCTGGTGTGACTGAGGAATGCGGTTCGCTTGATGCTAAACCTACATGCATTCCAGAGCCAAGCTATACAAGCAAACagacatttttaacatttgtgAATTATCCATTGGTTTTTAGAGTCCCTCCATATTACCCAATATATCCACCGAGTTTAGAAATCGGTAAAACAAAATGACATCAAAAAAAATGTTAGTCTTCAGCCTGTCAGATGTAATTCAATGATTAAGTGGCAGATGTGAAGCTGCTGTGGGGAGCGGCGGAGGTCAGATTTTGCAATCACTACAGGGTGTgttctcagagagagagagagagagagagagagagagagagagagagagacacacacacaataaacgaCTGACGTAATGCCTGGGAAATGGCTTTGCGTGTAACTGAGTCTGCCAGTCCAACAATCAGAAGAAAGCCATttaacaaaaatgcaaaactagAAGGTGGACATGCTATATCTTGCACAAGTGTCAATCAGGGTCAGAGCTGAGACAGATGTTATgcgaaaatatttatttacaatttcaAGCATTTcatcaacctttttttttttttttttttttttaatgcaatacATCCGACAAAAGCCTGgcattaaaaatctgtttattgtatttacaaaaaaatgcattataGAATCAAAAATTAAAGCTTTCACATCGAATTCCCCCAGTGAGAACAAtatacaaaaactttcacagatAATATTACTCTTTGTTTTTTCACTGTTCACGTCAGCAAAGAATTTAAAAACTTTATGTCATTTAGGTTTATTCTGGGTTTATcacatattacatttttattaataactcTTCGTCGCAAACAATATAAATGAAGGTGCactttttggggaaaaaaaaaagaaagaaaaaaaaaagatttccaaTCCAGGTTTAAAGGCAGCTTTCTCCAAATATGTATGTGCATCCCAATAAACCCAATAAAAACTAGAATATATTTGCTTTCCCATTCTAGCAGAATTTTACACTGCTTGAAGAAGTGACCTTCTCTGTCTAACATGCTGATACTAAACAGATGATTCCATCTTCCTCTGTCTGTTGAAAGCAAAAAACAACCCTCAGCAGTAAACCAAAGCATGATTCAGCTAACACGCACCGATCCGTACACTAGTACAGGTCCTTCATGATCTCCTGCAGCAGTGGATGTAAACACATATTGAGCTCTGAATCTTTGAGCAACTGAATGAATTGAACGTGGTCGGAAACGATCTGCCTCAGGTCAGTCATCTTCTGCAGGACTTTGGCGAAAAGATGGAGCGAGTCCGGGTGGTTCATTTTGAGATGGAGCTCCAGTGAGTGGAGAACGTTCTCCTGTAGGTCCTCAATCGGCTTCACATTCAGCAGGCCTGGACGATCTGTACGAGTCAACACAAAGTAACTGGTTAGGTTACCTGcctgttaaatatttttacacAATTGTTCCAAATGTCTGACTTCCTACTGCATATAGGTCATATATTAGTAACTTGtgagtgattttattttgtccTCGAGGTTAATTTTTCACACGTGTGaatccaaaaaaaatcaaagttcAAGGGTAACATGTTATTAAATGGCCACAAAACAGTGACCAATAAATCTTTGAGATAACTCGGGAAGACATCTTGTTCACGCCGAGATGAGAAGCAACAGTAACGATAAACAATATGCGCAATCAGCCGAATAGAAATCTGTATGTTCGGGTTCAATATGAGGTCAAATCAAATGCCAATCCATATGAATCCATGTCAGCTAGGCTTGGTATAAGCTGAACATATTATGAGTCATATATGTGTGGGAGTTGACAAGAGAAACTGTTTGAGGTAAAATGCTGGTTGTATAAAATTTTTATGCCTAAATAATCCTCAAGGATTAGGACTGCttacaaataaaaagagaggAGAACAGGTTTCTGGGGCCGTGTGTTCGGTTGGTTTACCTCGGCCGTGCGGCGGCTTGAGAAATTTCATTAGAATGTGATTTTAACACACAATCATGATGACTGCATATTACTAGCTAAAAGTTGGTTTTGCTTTCTGTTAGCTATTTAATGTTACATTAACCCACGACTATTATCTGACAACTGTCAGATCCTATGGTTCTGTAACCTTCCTGTAAGGTTTTactaaaatatatactgtatgtgtttttttttttgtttgttttttactttaagGGACTACTGAAGATCTGGCTCTTTTTTTGACTCCTTATATCACCTCAGGTCCAACCTCGCCCATTTCTTCTTGACAAACATAAATCCCACGATCCTTTTTCACAAGAAGAGAGGTTTGGAATAAAACATTAAGCAAGGTTTCTTGAGAATTCTAGACTActagtgaaaataaatgagtacTACTATTGACAACACATGTCAAATTCCCCATCCAGCATCACATGCATGGCATTATTTGAATAGGTCAGTAGGGGTAAAACaaagtatttttgttattaaactCCTTTTACTACGCCAAATGCTGTATAAAGGAACAAGAGTAAGCTAACCTGTTACTGGAGCAGCCAGGCTAAGCTCTAATAAGAAGTACACAGATTGAGTACACGATATGCATTGTCATAGCTTGCTTGTTATTCTTGTGATTTCAGGCTCTGTGCTGGTCACACGTCTAGAGTAATAAATAATCAGCAGGATGACAATGTTTATTTACAACTGAAACCAAACCCTGTCATACGTCTTGACTTGAACTGTCACCATGTGATATTGAGCAAGTACATTAATTATTAAGTAATGCTTTATCTGGTGCTAGCTGACATTTCATTGTTTATCATTATCTTTATGTGAGGGAAGAAAGTGAATCTCTTTATTGCTTGTTGTTTTGCTGTAGGATCATTCAATCCGTTTTAACTATTAAATCAATGAAAACCCAAAAGACGTCGCTGAGATTTTCATTTACATAATGCAGCTTGACTCAACACGACGGTAATCCTCCCCAAGGATTTGAATAGATTTGCTTCCTGCCCTTGTGCCTTACCTCCACTGAGAATAATGACGGCCAGGAAGAGCGCCATGTCGCTGTCGTCCAGCTCCAGCATGTTGAACTTGACCGAGAACTCAAACTTGGGCTCCATCATCTCGCTGAAGGGCTTGCGCAGGCTCTTGAGGAACTCGCGGGTCATGAAGATCTGGCCGTACGAGATAAGCGTGCCATCCTTGTTCATGAGCGGTGCCATCATGATGATGAGGACCTCAATGACGGCATACTTGAGCAGTGTCACCTGGTCGTTGAGGTCGAGGTTCAGGAAGCCCGGGATGGTCTTGGCAAACTCTGTCACCTCGCTGACCGCCTCGGCCGAGCGCGACTGGCAGCTGTGGAAGAATCGCAGCTCCACTTCGCGCTGCAAGTCTGACTGAACCGAATTCACGCTCAGACGTCTGTGATGGTCCTGCCGTGGGATCTGACGACAGTTTATGAACTGCTCACCCTCTAGCAGAGACTTCATATCATGGATAACGAACGGCTGCGGGGCAAAAGAAACATCTTTAAGCTTATGAGCTTACGAGCATAAAATTTCGCTTGTGTGATGAGCTATTATGTGAATAACACATGAGCTGTGGGCTAAAAGAAACCAAGTTTCAGTATTTAATGGGTTTCGGAAATAATTCCAATATTAGTTTTAGGGATTATGTGGATAAcgcagaaacacagacactgcAAACCATTCAGTATTTAGTAAATTTAGGATTTAGTATTATCCATACAATAACTCCGGTCTTTAACAACCTGGCATTTACATCATAAATCAAACTGACATACGCTGAATGCCACGAAACCATGGTGTAATGGAGTCCACgaacaaaaacataacaaaataatatatttgcTATAGTTTAACATCTGTCAATTATCTCatatttaaatgtatgccaTTACATTGCTGCTTACTTATTTCACAGAAATCACatggatatatattttttgctattTTCTATATTGGTCAGTTGTTGGTGATGATATGTAGAAGCAACTAAACATGACTGGGGTTAACTTGGTaattatatgtaattatatattataaattatattactgaatttctaattatattatttattttctataaagaTTCTCACCACCATTATAAAGAAATGCTTGACTGAAGCAAAATGATCTGCAGCCTATCTAATACCTAATACGTGTTACGACATTTTCATTTGCTATCGTATAATTTAAGATATAATTGCGCTGCCTGTGCCAAAAGCAAGAGATTTATATTCATGTTGTATCTTTAAATGAAATGCTAATCTAATCTTTCTAATAAAATCAGCTGCCTGATAACCActaattacataataaaatattgtaGGGACAAGAAGGAAACTCATTCTAATTTATTTGATGCCGAATGCAATTGAATTTGACTcaagggtttgtttttttgttttaagtaAGTCATTTGAGGTTGAACTGGAGCGCTTTAAATGAATGCTTGACATCTTTTTTTGATCAATCTGACCTCAGAAATGTTCTCCCACATACAGTGCTTCCCAGTGGAAAGCCAGAACACTGGACTAACAATAAATCaacggggttttttttcttggcCATCGTTATTGATAACACTAATCTGAACCTCCTACAGAATAAACAGTTATCAAACTCTCTAAACCAGATGTATAGTGACACATCTATAGCGCTGACTTTCACTTGAGGTGAACTCAATGTGCGGAATCTTGTAAAAGTCAAGATgaaaacacacaacagagaaaCGACAGATCCTTGTCActgctttattgttttttttttctaacccCAAACTATTGCGCAGCAGACCTAACTTCTCTTCAGGATAAGCAGCATTCTGCTGTCCTTTTGTCCTCGCTGTGCTGTCGCATACAAAATGAGGCAAGGTTTCTAACCTGAACTGCAGCAGACATTCGCATTCAAGGTAGGGATTAGTTGTTAAAATGGTGTCTGGGATTCTAGACAAATCATCCCCGAGGTGTTTACTCTTGTATAAGCAGAGGAAAAAATTTTCTGATTGTCTGAAATCCCAAGGTGACATATTTCTCCTTAAGTTAATCACCTCTGGGTCGAGCGTGCTGTGTGAGCGTTTGCAGGAGTGGAcatgtttgtatattttatataacgCTAGTAAAAGTGAATTAAGAATTGTTTCAAAATGGTTTATGGGCTTATGATAGAGTCTGCGAACGCAcaagcatttttttatttgagaggaaaaaaaagccaGAGTAAGCCAAGTCTGCTGTTTGGGTAAGAACATGTTTTAGTTCAACAACGAGAGCTGTACAGGTTTACAGCTTTAGTATGCTGTGGCCTTCATAAATATTTCTCGACACAACCACCTTCAGTATCATTTGCAGCCCATGCCAGTCAAAACAAGTGTCCGACAGCCTTGCTGATATCTCCTGCTAGAGACTACACTATATACTTAAAGTAAGAATtttttgaataaaacattttagacgTATGCCTAgtatcattaaaataaacaacatagTAACTTAGAAATAAGACTGCAGCATAATCACtccaatataaatatatattgaatCTACATAGCTTGATTTTAGAACATCATTCCATGTCTTTTGTTGCAAGATTTCTGTTATATTATTTAGGATGCTGCTTAATTAATCCCAATTTGCTGTGAATGATATTCGTTATAAACAACAATAATTCTGTTTGCTCTCGAATCAGTAAAAGCTTTAAGAAATggctgaatgaaaaataaaatgtttttgatgcTTTGTCAAAATTTGTATTTGAAAATCTCTGTATTGACTTTTACATATGCttattcatgtttaaaaaaaataaaataaaaataaataaataaaaataaataaaaatttactttaataaagaaaccttttttcattataaaaaaaGGTAAGTATTATTAAACTTCGTTCCccaaaaagagaaaaggaacaTTTTGGATAGAAATcattatattttgttaaaaaaaaaatgtttaagtgGCAATAAGTATGATATTGATTGCACATACAAACagaaggatttttatttttttatataatagtgAATGCGTTAAAATTATTCTAAAATAATGGAAATTTGCAATAACAAATTAACACCTTTGACTGTTGTCCTTCATTGATTTTTGtcttaaatttcattttttattattattatactgtgcACTTTAACTGACGTCCactttatttcaatttattaaGTCAGCATATGCTGCTGGTTACTGAATGTAATGTCTGATTGCTGTCTACTGTGCTGTCTGAACATGTCCTCTTGTATTGTCTGTATTTACAGTTATTGTTGTTAGATTTACTGTTTAATGTCTGTGGGAAACAGTCTGTACAGATCACAATAAAGTGCTCTGACTTCGTCTTACGTTCATAGCCCATAAACCTgatatgtaaaaaaaactgCCTTATAAAATTATAGCGTGCTGCTGCCTTGTGAAATTATAAGGTATCTAGCCAGTAAACTCAGGAAACCTTGTCATTTACTCGCCAACAAACGTGTTAACTCAGGAGTACAATCTGAGCTTCAGATTACAGATATACAGGtatgtcagggttttttttttttttttcgtttttacACATATCTGAATATCGGTCTAGAACATCATGGATGTTTTCAAAAGttgcggaaaaaaaaaaaaatcggtgATCTAGCCAACCTGAATTTCTAGCCAACCTGAAAACACGCTGTTCTAGACTGGCTTCTTTGATAAGTTCAGATAAGTAGTGTACATAACCACTGACACATCTGTTATCTGAGACTGGATTTTAACTTATCACTAATGTTAGTGACTAAATGGCTTGGGCTAAGTGAATATTCTGCCGTGAGATTTCTTAATTTACTTCTGCATTGGTTTGGTTCATGTAAATCACACTATTACAATGagattttaaaacaaacaaagttaacacacagataaaaagcGTGTAGGCAGCTGCTCAGTCAGTTTTAATGGGCATGACTGACTGATCACTCAAGTCACACAAGTTTTTCTTTCAGCTGAACTTcgatgcaattttttttttttctatgttatACTGAAGATAAAAAGCAAACTCACAGCGTTGTCATTGGTTTTCCCTGAGAGGATGGCCCTGGCCTTGGCTTTGGTCAGGGGGAAGTTCTTCAGATAGCTCTCGTAAAGATGCTTGGCCAGGGCCCTTAAGTCAGCCGCCTCCGGGTGCATGTGCTCCAGATCGGAGGAAACCTCAGCCAAGAGCTTCTCCTTCTCTGCCTGGGGCATGCGGCCAAAGCGAATGGCTGGGAAAAAGACAAACAGGCcaaaaaatgttcaaataaaCTCCCCTAAAATCCCAAATCCAACATGGTCAACTTACAACATGGTCACTCCAGGGATCAGTGGGTGGGATGTATAAAAAGAAATAGGGAGTTTGTTTTTTAGTGCGTGGGCATGTTGGGGAATGTCAGCATGACCTGATTGAGGAGTAGGGTTTCCTGTGTCCACTTAAATTCCTTTTAAAATTCTGCTTTTCATTGGGGGATCCCTCTTGAAAATGCCTTTTAGTTTCAGGGCGAAACCATCGTAAAGGATTATATGGGATCACGTACATAATCAGTGTTAGCGCTCTCATGGATTAACCTGAGAAAATCATACACGCTTGATTCTCAATGATGATTTCCTGACGTGGAAAGCATGCAGCAGCACAGTATCACCTGATGACTCAGTATCAGGTGGCCTGACATTATACTGCCTCTAAATTGACTGCTTGTGCCAACGCAATACTTGGCTAATCTGTGCTTTGTCCTCAGTCAGTACTCAGAATTTTAAGACTGGGTGTTGGTTCAAAGGCAAGAGCCGAAAAAGACGGCCATGCTTTTGAGTCAGCTTTTCATTTTACTCATGTGAGACGGATGACGATAACACTGATTTCAGTCATGGCTGATGATTAAGTGAGCTGATTTCCTATTTCCTTGATTTGCACTGacatttacaaacatttcaCTGCTGCTAATTTTGGAAACCACTacttaataagaataataatacacaattattattactgcCAAATCTGAGTAATTTCCAATACCGTTCTGTcaaaaagaaagatgaaaaaTCTTCTTTTAAACGGCTGTTAGTCTTTGCATTAAAATTTCATTACATGTACAAACACAGATGCTCCATGCAAATCTTCTAAACCTGTAATTTGGGTTCTCTCCCACACATAAGTATTTGTCTTGGGGGTAGAAAGTAGTTGAAAAGATGACGTGTGAAGCGACGAACCCTCTGTGCTTTTAAGCCAACAAACCAGTGGCTTAAACttatctaactttttttttttaatggtaggAAGCTGATGTCGACTTTTTTTCTCCATGTGCCCTGACATGTTGCAAAACACTTGTGATTAAAAAGAGAGCCAGCACGGGCATCACACCTTTTGTAAACGTGCACACGCCTCCTTATATCACTCAGACTGTACAACGGGCGGCAGTGAGCCAGCAGCAGTGACCCAGCGTGTTTACTGCTGAGCCTTCATCAATCAttgataaagaaaaagaaaagtctgATGAGATTTTACCCAACCCACGTGAAATGCGGGATAGAGGGAGGGCGAGCACGCGATGTGAGCTGAGAGAAAACAAAGGCAGCCAACGAGAGGCAGCGGTGCTGATAAGGATAAACTCAGATAACCTCCTCACTCTGCGAGCAACACCTGCATTCTGTACTCATGTAACACATCCGGCAGAGAGAAAGTTGAAATGCCTGACAGCTACGCAACATGGCTAGATGTATGTGGATGCCTGACCTTCACACatatatgtggttcttccctaaAATGCCACAAAGTTGAAAGCACACAACTCTGTATGTTTTAGAAACTGTAAGAGGCCCAGACCTGTTCCATGACAATACCCCTGTGTATAAAGCGAGCTCAAAGTTCGGCAAGTTTAGAGTGGACACAGAtcctgcacagatccctgacctcaCTGAACGCcttcaggatgaactggaacaccgacaaCACCCCAtacctcctcacctgacataaGTGCCTGACCTTACTAATGCTCCTATgtctgaatgagcacaaatccccacagccactcTCCAAATTCTAGTAAAAAAAACCTTCCCTGTTACTGCTATAACGGCAAAACGGGACCAACACTGTCTTAAAACCTGAAAGAAGAATTTACAATTAAATTATTTTGCTATATTTCTATTTGAATTAATCTCTTCTGTTCTACTCTTGTTTATTGTGGTGTTCTTGAATCTGGTTAGTCAGCAGTGTTTTCTAGTGTTTTCAACGGCAAGTTAATGCAGGTAAGAAAGGTGAAAATTGACTCTGCATATAAAGAACAGCTCAAATGTCTAAAGCTACCAAGAACTGTTTACTTGTTTAAATTCCTTCCATTACGGAAAACAGAATACATTTTGCTTAGTTTATCCTTATTCAAGATTACACTGAAGGTTGTAGCTGTCAGTGTGCTCCTTTTATCAAATCCATCAAACACTTATAcctacaccaatcagccataacataacattaaacccactgacaggtgaagtgaaaataacactgattacctcattacagtggcacctgtcatgggctgggatatattagacagctaGTGATCTGTCAGTTCTTGAAGCAAGAAAAAAGAGCGAGTGTCAAAATCTAAAAACGTTTTGACAAGTTTTGATGGTTAGATGACCGGGTCTGAGCTTCTCCAAACGGCAGTGTTTAGAACCGACCAAAAGTGGACTAAGGAAAGAGAACCTGTGAACGGACTCGAAAAGGATCTCTGATTTCACAGAAAAGTTACTGTAGCTCTATTGTAACTGCTACACTATAACTACTGCtcagaaatggtttgaggaacatgacaaagagttccagatgttgacttggcctccaaattcccagGTCTCAATCTGATCGAGGATCTGTGGAATGTGATGGACAAACAAAGGTCTGATACATTGAAACTCCACCTCATGACTTACAGaatggatctgctgctaaatgCCTCATTGCCTTGACGAGACAGAGCTGTTTAGGCAGCACAAGGGGGATCTACACAATCTTGAGGAGGTGGTTTTTAACTTTAAACCCATGGTTATTGACTTTTACTGCAGGTAGGGCTTAATTATATTTACTTCACGGTTTAAATGTCAGTTGTTTGCAAAAAGCACGAGGCATAATGATTCCTTTTATAATTCCTCACAATTaattgtcttattttttttaatttaatttttatttcaatccTGCAGGCAGACAACATGTCTATTGCAAGG from Hemibagrus wyckioides isolate EC202008001 linkage group LG21, SWU_Hwy_1.0, whole genome shotgun sequence harbors:
- the pparg gene encoding peroxisome proliferator-activated receptor gamma isoform X4 codes for the protein MVDTQTFSWPMGFGLSALDLEGLDDSSHSLDMKPFSTINDYTPIAGIEYAPSPGQSETTHMMDLTHMYNYRVQDNNYRAHENNYRLQENSYRPQESSYRVQENSYGTQENSYRAQENSYRAQETSYRAQESSYRAQESGYRPQESSYRAQDISYRPQESSYRTQEDNYKVHETQSSIKLEPESPPLYAENNMTFTKQHEDPSTSVLNIECRVCGDKASGFHYGVHACEGCKGFFRRTIRLKLVYDHCDLHCRIHKKSRNKCQYCRFQKCLMVGMSHNAIRFGRMPQAEKEKLLAEVSSDLEHMHPEAADLRALAKHLYESYLKNFPLTKAKARAILSGKTNDNAPFVIHDMKSLLEGEQFINCRQIPRQDHHRRLSVNSVQSDLQREVELRFFHSCQSRSAEAVSEVTEFAKTIPGFLNLDLNDQVTLLKYAVIEVLIIMMAPLMNKDGTLISYGQIFMTREFLKSLRKPFSEMMEPKFEFSVKFNMLELDDSDMALFLAVIILSGDRPGLLNVKPIEDLQENVLHSLELHLKMNHPDSLHLFAKVLQKMTDLRQIVSDHVQFIQLLKDSELNMCLHPLLQEIMKDLY
- the pparg gene encoding peroxisome proliferator-activated receptor gamma isoform X3 yields the protein MADRAFMQNLWLKHRLVWTGTDMVDTQTFSWPMGFGLSALDLEGLDDSSHSLDMKPFSTINDYTPIAGIEYAPSPGQSETTHMMDLTHMYNYRVQDNNYRAHENNYRLQENSYRPQESSYRVQENSYGTQENSYRAQENSYRAQETSYRAQESSYRAQESGYRPQESSYRAQDISYRPQESSYRTQEDNYKVHETQSSIKLEPESPPLYAENNMTFTKQHEDPSTSVLNIECRVCGDKASGFHYGVHACEGCKGFFRRTIRLKLVYDHCDLHCRIHKKSRNKCQYCRFQKCLMVGMSHNAIRFGRMPQAEKEKLLAEVSSDLEHMHPEAADLRALAKHLYESYLKNFPLTKAKARAILSGKTNDNAPFVIHDMKSLLEGEQFINCRQIPRQDHHRRLSVNSVQSDLQREVELRFFHSCQSRSAEAVSEVTEFAKTIPGFLNLDLNDQVTLLKYAVIEVLIIMMAPLMNKDGTLISYGQIFMTREFLKSLRKPFSEMMEPKFEFSVKFNMLELDDSDMALFLAVIILSGDRPGLLNVKPIEDLQENVLHSLELHLKMNHPDSLHLFAKVLQKMTDLRQIVSDHVQFIQLLKDSELNMCLHPLLQEIMKDLY